In the Ramlibacter tataouinensis TTB310 genome, one interval contains:
- a CDS encoding response regulator gives MIVPVVVVEDSLTQRAALLQVLGDEGFRVLAELTTEAEAKQWLACHAQDWGLAVIDLILQQGTGMRLIRQCRADSPFGTIVVLSNYVTPGIREHCLRLGAHAVFQKADEFPAFVRFCRELAQRAAAGGRWGHA, from the coding sequence ATGATCGTGCCTGTCGTGGTTGTGGAAGATTCGCTGACCCAGCGCGCCGCCCTGCTGCAGGTGCTGGGGGACGAGGGCTTCCGGGTGCTCGCCGAGCTGACGACCGAGGCCGAGGCCAAGCAGTGGCTGGCGTGCCACGCGCAGGACTGGGGGCTGGCCGTGATCGACCTGATCCTGCAGCAGGGAACGGGCATGCGGCTGATCCGGCAGTGCCGCGCGGATTCCCCCTTCGGCACCATCGTCGTGTTGAGCAATTACGTGACGCCGGGGATCCGCGAGCACTGCCTGCGGCTGGGGGCGCATGCCGTGTTCCAGAAGGCCGACGAGTTCCCGGCGTTCGTCCGGTTCTGCCGGGAGCTGGCCCAGCGTGCCGCTGCCGGCGGCCGGTGGGGTCATGCCTAG